The proteins below come from a single Vicinamibacterales bacterium genomic window:
- a CDS encoding rhodanese-like domain-containing protein, protein MPVQRISKEDLRQRLEGDAAARPTILDVRLKYPYEHSTILLPGAIRMAPGSIDSSRIPRNQDVVAYDSDPDEISSSGVATELIKQGYRVSVLAGGIAAWAGANFPTESKTAPKPSPPAAAAKA, encoded by the coding sequence ATGCCCGTTCAGCGCATCTCCAAGGAAGATCTGAGGCAGCGGCTCGAGGGCGATGCGGCCGCGCGCCCGACGATTCTCGACGTCCGCCTGAAGTACCCGTACGAGCACAGCACAATCCTGCTGCCGGGTGCCATTCGCATGGCGCCAGGGTCGATCGACTCGTCGCGCATTCCGCGCAACCAGGACGTCGTGGCGTACGATTCGGATCCGGACGAGATCTCGAGTTCCGGCGTGGCCACCGAGTTGATCAAGCAGGGCTACCGCGTGTCGGTGCTCGCCGGCGGCATCGCCGCGTGGGCCGGTGCCAACTTCCCAACCGAGTCGAAGACGGCCCCAAAGCCCTCGCCTCCGGCAGCCGCCGCGAAGGCGTAG
- a CDS encoding ATP-binding domain-containing protein, which translates to MDCYCEFRDAIRLGGFETPDAGLEEITHRRTYSRPKPPPRAISIIYTAKGLECDSVVVMPCDKKTLPDTLDARCLLYVALSRAKYHVLLVVSRDNPSPLFVI; encoded by the coding sequence ATGGACTGCTACTGCGAGTTCCGGGACGCCATCCGTCTTGGTGGCTTCGAGACACCTGATGCCGGACTTGAGGAGATTACGCACCGCCGCACCTACTCGCGGCCGAAGCCGCCGCCCAGAGCGATCAGCATCATCTACACGGCCAAAGGGTTGGAGTGCGACAGCGTGGTCGTCATGCCCTGCGACAAGAAGACTCTTCCCGATACACTGGATGCAAGGTGCCTGCTCTACGTCGCCCTCAGCCGCGCGAAATACCACGTCCTGCTGGTTGTGTCTCGAGACAACCCGAGTCCGCTCTTTGTCATCTGA
- a CDS encoding DUF5916 domain-containing protein — MSGRRRSNLVQVLALAALLGTAAVGEAQTAGTPASTVTAPTAGASQTRAPAQPAGNPYTLKAGALSTDLRIDGILDEGAWATAEAIENLTIIEPQQGVAPTGRTRVRVLANSVGLVFGVECDDPNPRGIVSYTKQRDGAMSSEDHIEIVVDPFMDGRSGYVFWVNPSGARYDGLINPGSADVNSNWDGIWEAATKRTDRGWTAEVRIPIQTLSFAKGKTAWHFNIQRRIQRLQETDRWASPQRDYKITRMSRAGLLTTLPEFDLGLGLSVRPAGIAGGGVPIQGADFENDSHASLDVTQRLGPNLLASGSVNTDFAETEADARQTNLTRFSLYFPEKRTFFLEGADIFQFGPGGTDVVPFFSRRIGLVDGQQVPIRAAGKVNGRVGNTSVGALVARTGNEDAVAPAATMGVVRIKQNVLGESTVGMIATFGDPQGAAGSWLAGADFTYQTSRFRGDKNFLVGVWGSLMDRSDVAGDKTAAGFKVGYPNDLWNVSFSARRVGDGYQPSLGFVPRPGVYSYDFAGEFDPRPNFWHIRQMFNEFSVSAVTDLQGRWETYSVFTAPVNWRFDSGDRIEFNWAPAGDNLRDPFEISAGVVIPPGPYHWTRWRLEAGTANKRKLSSQITWRFGTFYSGSLDQVQLTLSWNPIALFTFSLSGEQDFGRLKEGDFDATLIGTRVKFNVSPNLNISSFVQYDTTSQSVGTNSQLRWTFRPVGDLFVIYNHNVRDLGTPIGWARDSNQLLIKMQYAFRY; from the coding sequence GTGAGCGGACGTCGTCGTTCGAATCTTGTGCAAGTCCTCGCGCTGGCTGCCCTCCTCGGAACGGCGGCCGTGGGCGAGGCTCAGACTGCCGGCACGCCGGCGTCAACGGTCACCGCGCCGACCGCCGGAGCGTCGCAGACACGCGCGCCCGCCCAGCCGGCCGGCAACCCCTACACGCTGAAGGCCGGTGCTCTCTCGACGGACCTCCGCATCGACGGGATCCTCGACGAGGGCGCCTGGGCGACGGCGGAGGCGATCGAGAACCTGACGATCATCGAGCCGCAGCAGGGCGTCGCCCCCACCGGACGGACCCGGGTGCGGGTGCTGGCAAATTCGGTGGGGCTCGTGTTCGGCGTCGAATGCGATGACCCCAATCCCCGCGGCATCGTCAGCTACACCAAGCAGCGCGATGGCGCGATGAGTTCGGAAGACCACATCGAGATCGTCGTGGATCCCTTCATGGACGGCCGGTCAGGCTACGTCTTCTGGGTGAACCCGAGCGGCGCTCGGTATGACGGCCTGATCAATCCCGGTTCGGCCGACGTCAACAGCAACTGGGACGGCATCTGGGAAGCCGCCACCAAGCGAACCGACCGCGGCTGGACCGCGGAGGTCCGCATCCCGATCCAGACCCTGAGCTTCGCCAAGGGCAAGACCGCCTGGCACTTCAACATCCAACGGCGGATCCAGCGGCTTCAGGAGACGGACCGGTGGGCAAGCCCGCAGCGTGACTACAAGATCACACGCATGAGCCGGGCGGGGCTGCTCACGACGCTGCCGGAGTTCGATCTCGGCCTGGGTCTCTCGGTGCGCCCCGCCGGCATCGCCGGAGGCGGCGTCCCGATTCAGGGCGCCGATTTCGAGAACGACAGCCACGCCAGCTTGGACGTGACCCAGCGCCTGGGGCCAAATCTGCTCGCCTCCGGATCGGTGAACACGGATTTCGCCGAAACAGAGGCCGATGCGCGGCAGACCAACCTCACCCGGTTCTCCCTGTACTTTCCCGAAAAGCGGACGTTCTTCCTCGAGGGCGCCGACATCTTCCAGTTCGGGCCCGGTGGGACGGACGTCGTCCCGTTCTTCAGTCGGCGCATCGGACTCGTGGACGGCCAACAGGTGCCGATCCGCGCTGCGGGGAAGGTGAACGGCCGTGTCGGGAACACGAGCGTCGGAGCGTTGGTCGCTCGCACGGGGAACGAGGACGCCGTCGCCCCCGCCGCCACGATGGGCGTCGTCCGCATCAAGCAGAACGTGCTGGGGGAATCGACCGTCGGCATGATCGCGACGTTCGGCGACCCCCAGGGCGCGGCCGGCAGTTGGCTCGCGGGCGCCGACTTCACCTACCAGACGTCGCGGTTCCGTGGCGACAAGAACTTCCTCGTGGGCGTGTGGGGCTCGCTGATGGATCGGTCCGACGTGGCCGGTGACAAGACGGCCGCCGGATTCAAAGTGGGGTATCCCAACGATTTGTGGAATGTGTCTTTCAGCGCGCGTCGCGTCGGCGACGGCTACCAGCCGTCGCTTGGCTTCGTGCCGCGTCCGGGCGTCTACAGCTACGACTTCGCGGGCGAATTCGATCCGCGGCCGAACTTCTGGCACATCCGCCAGATGTTCAACGAGTTCAGCGTGTCGGCCGTCACCGACCTGCAGGGGCGCTGGGAGACCTACAGCGTGTTCACCGCGCCGGTGAATTGGCGCTTCGACAGCGGCGACCGTATCGAGTTCAACTGGGCGCCCGCCGGCGACAACCTCAGAGACCCGTTCGAGATTTCGGCCGGAGTGGTCATCCCGCCCGGTCCATATCACTGGACACGGTGGCGGCTCGAGGCGGGCACGGCCAACAAGCGGAAGCTGAGCAGCCAAATCACCTGGCGTTTCGGCACGTTCTACAGCGGGAGCCTCGACCAGGTGCAGCTGACACTGTCATGGAATCCGATCGCGCTGTTCACGTTCAGCCTGTCTGGTGAACAGGACTTCGGGCGGTTGAAGGAAGGCGATTTCGACGCGACGCTGATCGGCACGCGGGTCAAGTTCAACGTGTCGCCGAACCTGAACATCAGCAGCTTCGTGCAATACGACACCACGAGCCAGTCGGTGGGGACGAACAGTCAACTGCGATGGACGTTTCGGCCGGTGGGAGACCTGTTCGTGATCTACAACCACAACGTGCGCGATCTTGGCACGCCGATCGGCTGGGCCAGGGATTCGAATCAGCTGCTGATCAAGATGCAGTACGCGTTTCGCTATTGA
- a CDS encoding family 16 glycoside hydrolase: MKNRFSLVVAIAATALAGAQAQTTRTITFDQDKVGGVPQGFSTALTGQGKPGVWVVMKDPKSPEGGNVLAQTDADSTDYRFPVCVLDDLSAKDLDLSVMVKPVTGRGDQAAGLVWRYQDSNNYYIVRANGLEHNVVLYKVQQGRRTDLPLKGAGRTYGKQVTVPSGQWSTLRVTVAGPLFTVYFNGEKLYEVEDATFPGAGKVGVWTKADSVSYFDNLTISPK; the protein is encoded by the coding sequence ATGAAGAACCGATTCTCGCTCGTCGTTGCGATTGCCGCGACCGCCCTTGCGGGCGCGCAGGCCCAGACCACGCGGACCATCACGTTCGACCAAGATAAGGTCGGCGGGGTGCCGCAGGGCTTTTCGACGGCGCTCACAGGCCAGGGAAAGCCGGGCGTCTGGGTCGTGATGAAGGACCCGAAGTCGCCAGAAGGCGGGAACGTGCTGGCGCAGACGGACGCAGATTCGACCGACTACCGGTTCCCGGTGTGCGTGCTCGACGATCTGTCCGCCAAGGACCTCGACCTGAGCGTCATGGTCAAGCCGGTCACCGGGCGCGGCGACCAGGCCGCCGGCCTGGTCTGGCGCTACCAGGACTCGAACAACTACTACATCGTCCGGGCGAACGGCTTGGAGCACAACGTCGTGCTCTACAAGGTGCAACAGGGCCGTCGGACCGATTTGCCACTGAAGGGCGCCGGCCGCACCTACGGGAAGCAGGTGACGGTGCCGTCCGGACAATGGAGCACGCTGCGCGTGACGGTGGCCGGGCCGCTGTTCACGGTCTACTTCAATGGCGAGAAGCTCTACGAGGTCGAGGACGCGACGTTCCCAGGTGCCGGCAAAGTCGGCGTCTGGACGAAGGCGGACTCGGTCTCGTACTTCGACAACCTGACGATCAGCCCCAAGTGA